The Balaenoptera acutorostrata chromosome 10, mBalAcu1.1, whole genome shotgun sequence genome has a window encoding:
- the BAG6 gene encoding large proline-rich protein BAG6 isoform X7 produces MEPNDSTSTTMEEPDSLEVLVKTLDSQTRTFIVGAQMNVKEFKEHIAASVSIPSEKQRLIYQGRVLQDDKKLQEYNVGGKVIHLVERAPPQTQLPSGASSGTGSASATHGGGPPPGTRGPGASVHDRNANSYVMVGTFNLPSEPRVRLVMAQHMIRDIQTLLSRMECRGGPQAQQSQPPPQTPAVAPEPVALSSPTSEPVESEVPPREPMEAEEVEERAPAQSPELSPSGPAPAGPTPAPDTNAPNHPSPAEYVEVLQELQRLESRLQPFVQRYYEVLGAAATTDYNNNQEGREEDQRLINLVGESLRLLGNTFVALSDLRCNLACAPPRHLHVVRPMSHYTTPMVLQQAAIPIQINVGTTVTMTGNGTRPPPTPSAEASPPGPGQASSLAPSSTTVESSTEGAPPPGPAPPPTASHPRVIRISHQSVEPVVMMHMNIQDSGTQPGGVPSAPTGPLGPPGHGQTLGSTHIQPPSLPPEFMHAVAHQITHQAMVAAVASAAAGQQVPGFPTAPTRVVIARPTPPQARPSHPGGPPVSGALPGAGLGTNASLAQMVSGLVGQLLMQPVLVAQGTPGVAPPPAPATASASAGTTNTATTAGPAPGGPTQPPPPQPSASDLQFSQLLGNLLGPAGPGAGGPGMASPTITVAMPGVPAFLQGMTDFLQATQTAAPPPPPPPPPPPPPAPAQQTAPPPGSPSGGAGSPGGLGPESLPLEFFTSVVQGVLSSLLGSLGARAGSSESIAAFIQRLSGSSNIFEPGADGALGFFGALLSLLCQNFSMVDVVMLLHGHFQPLQRLQPQLRSFFHQHYLGGQEPTPGNIRTATHTLITGLEEYVRESFSLVQVQPGVDIIRTNLEFLQEQFNSIAAHVMHCTDSGFGARLLELCNQGLFECLALNLHCLGGQQMELAAVINGRIRRMSRGVNPSLVSWLTTMMGLRLQVVLEHMPVGPDAILRYVRRVGDPPQTLPEEPMEVQGSERTPPEPQRENASPAPGTTAEEAMSRGPPPAPEGGSRDEQDGASAETEPWAAAVPPEWVPIIQQDIHSQRKVKPQPPLSDAYLSGMPAKRRKLRADIQKRLQEDPNYSPQRFPNAHRAFADDP; encoded by the exons ATGGAGCCCAATGATAGTACCAGTACCACTATGGAGGAACCTGACAGCCTGGAGGTGCTGGTGAAGACCCTGGACTCTCAGACCCGGACCTTTATTGTGGGGGCCCAG ATGAATGTAAAGGAGTTTAAGGAGCACATTGCTGCCTCTGTCAGTATCCCCTCTGAGAAACAACGGCTTATCTACCAGGGGCGAGTTCTGCAGGATGATAAGAAGCTCCAGGAATACa ATGTTGGGGGAAAGGTTATCCACCTTGTGGAACGGGCTCCTCCTCAGACTCAGCTCCCTTCTGGAGCGTCTTCTGGAACAGGGTCTGCCTCAGCCACCCATGGTGGGGGACCCCCGCCTGGTACTCGGGGGCCTGGGGCCTCTGTTCATGACCGGAATGCCAACAGCTATGTCATGGTTGGAACCTTCAATCTTCCT AGTGAGCCCCGAGTACGGCTGGTGATGGCTCAGCACATGATCAGGGATATACAGACCTTACTATCCCGGATGGAG TGCCGAGGGGGACCCCAAGCCCAGCAGAGTCAGCCGCCCCCACAGACGCCAGCTGTGGCCCCGGAGCCAGTAGCCTTGAGCTCTCCAACATCAGAACCGGTCGAAAGTGAAGTGCCTCCTCGGGAGCCCATGGAGGCAGAAGAGGTGGAGGAGCGTGCCCCTGCCCAGAGCCCGGAGCTCTCCCCTTCTGGCCCAGCCCCAGCGGGCCCAACACCTGCCCCAGACACAAATGCACCCAA CCATCCTTCCCCTGCGGAGTATGTCGAGGTGCTTCAGGAGCTACAGCGGCTTGAGAGCCGCCTCCAGCCCTTCGTGCAGCGCTACTATGAGGTTTTGGGTGCCGCCGCCACTACAGACTACAATAACAAT CAAGAGGGCCGTGAAGAGGACCAGCGCTTGATCAACTTGGTGGGGGAGAGCCTGCGGCTGCTGGGCAACACCTTTGTGGCGTTGTCTGACCTGCGTTGCAATCTGGCGTGTGCGCCGCCGCGTCACCTGCACGTGGTCCGGCCCATGTCTCACTACACCACCCCCATGGTGCTCCAGCAGGCAGCCATCCCCATCCAG ATCAACGTGGGGACCACTGTGACCATGACGGGGAATGGGACCCGGCCCCCCCCGACTCCCAGTGCGGAGGCATCTCCTCCTGGTCCTGGGCAGGCCTCGTCCCTGGCCCCCTCTTCTACCACCGTCGAGTCTTCGACTGAGGGGGCTCCCCCGCCAGGACCAGCTCCCCCACCGACCGCCAGCCACCCGAGGGTCATCCGGATTTCCCACCAGAGCGTGGAACCCGTGGTCATGATGCACATGAACATTCAAG ATTCTGGCACACAGCCCGGTGGAGTTCCGAGTGCTCCCACTGGCCCCCTAGGACCCCCTGGTCATGGCCAGACCCTGG GCTCCACCCACATCCAgccgccctccctgccccctgagTTCATGCACGCCGTCGCCCACCAGATCACACATCAGGCCATGGTGGCAGCTGTTGCCTCCGCGGCCGCAG gaCAGCAGGTGCCAGGCTTCCCGACAGCTCCCACCCGGGTGGTGATTGCCCGGCCCACCCCTCCACAGGCTCGGCCTTCCCATCCTGGGGGGCCCCCAGTCTCGGGGGCTCTG ccGGGCGCTGGTCTGGGTACCAACGCCTCTTTAGCCCAGATGGTGAGCGGCCTCGTGGGGCAGCTTCTTATGCAACCTGTCCTTGTAG CTCAGGGGACCCCAGGAGTggctccacctccagcccctgccaCTGCATCAGCCAGTGCCGGCACCACCAACACAGCTACCACAGCTGGCCCTGCCCCCGGGGGGCCCACCCAGCCTCCACCTCCTCAGCCCTCCGCCTCTGATCTTCAATTCTCTCAGCTCCTGGGGAACCTGCTGGGGCCTGCagggccaggggctggagggcctGGCATGGCTTCTCCCACCATTACTGTGGCGATGCCTGGTGTCCCTGCCTTTCTCCAGGGCATGACTGACTTCTTGCAG GCGACACAAACAGCTgctccgccccctccgccccctccgcccccacccccgcctccagcCCCAGCACAGCAGACGGCGCCTCCACCAGGGTCCCCCTCTGGTGGCGCAGGGAGTCCTGGAGGCCTGGGTCCTGAGAGCCTGCCGCTGGAGTTTTTCACCTCAGTGGTGCAGGGTGTGCTGAGTTCCCTGCTGGGCTCCTTGGGGGCTCGGGCTGGCAGCAGTGAAAGTATCGCTGCTTTCATACAACGCCTCAGTGGATCCAGCAACATCTTTGAGCCTGGGGCTGATGGGGCTCTCG GATTCTTTGGGGCACTGCTCTCTCTTTTGTGCCAGAACTTCTCCATGGTGGATGTGGTGATGCTTCTCCACGGGCATTTCCAGCCACTGCAGcggctccagccccagctgcgATCTTTCTTCCACCAGCACTATCTGGGTGGCCAGGAGCCCACACCTGGTAACATCCGG ACGGCAACCCACACATTGATCACGGGGCTAGAAGAATACGTGCGGGAGAGTTTT TCTTTGGTGCAAGTTCAGCCAGGTGTGGACATCATCCGGACAAACCTGGAATTTCTCCAAGAGCAATTTAATAGCATTGCTGCTCATGTGATGCACTGCACAG ACAGTGGATTTGGGGCCCGTTTGCTGGAGCTGTGTAACCAGGGCCTGTTTGAATGCCTGGCCCTGAACCTGCACTGCTTGGGGGGACAGCAGATGGAGCTTGCTGCTGTCATCAATGGCCGAATT CGTCGCATGTCTCGTGGAGTGAATCCGTCCTTGGTGAGCTGGCTCACCACTATGATGGGACTGAGGCTTCAGGTGGTACTGGAGCACATGCCTGTAGGCCCTGATGCCATTCTCAGATATGTTCGCAGGGTTGGTGATCCCCCCCAG ACGCTTCCTGAGGAGCCAATGGAAGTTCAGGGATCAGAGAGAACTCCCCCTGAGCCTCAG CGGGAGAatgcttccccagcccctggaacaACCGCAGAAGAGGCCATGTCCCGAGGTCCGCCTCCTGCTCCTGAGGGAGGCTCCCGAGACGAGCAGGATGGAGCTTCAGCTGAGACAGAACCTTGGGCAGCTGCAGTCCCCCCA GAATGGGTCCCTATTATCCAGCAGGACATTCACAGCCAGCGGAAGGTGAAACCGCAGCCCCCCCTGAGCGATGCCTACCTCAGTGGTATGCCTGCCAAGAGACGCAAG ctCCGGGCTGATATACAAAAGCGACTGCAGGAAGACCCTAACTACAGCCCCCAGCGCTTCCCTAATGCCCACAGGGCCTTTGCTGACGATCCCTAG
- the BAG6 gene encoding large proline-rich protein BAG6 isoform X5, with protein MEPNDSTSTTMEEPDSLEVLVKTLDSQTRTFIVGAQMNVKEFKEHIAASVSIPSEKQRLIYQGRVLQDDKKLQEYNVGGKVIHLVERAPPQTQLPSGASSGTGSASATHGGGPPPGTRGPGASVHDRNANSYVMVGTFNLPSEPRVRLVMAQHMIRDIQTLLSRMECRGGPQAQQSQPPPQTPAVAPEPVALSSPTSEPVESEVPPREPMEAEEVEERAPAQSPELSPSGPAPAGPTPAPDTNAPNHPSPAEYVEVLQELQRLESRLQPFVQRYYEVLGAAATTDYNNNQEGREEDQRLINLVGESLRLLGNTFVALSDLRCNLACAPPRHLHVVRPMSHYTTPMVLQQAAIPIQINVGTTVTMTGNGTRPPPTPSAEASPPGPGQASSLAPSSTTVESSTEGAPPPGPAPPPTASHPRVIRISHQSVEPVVMMHMNIQDSGTQPGGVPSAPTGPLGPPGHGQTLGQQVPGFPTAPTRVVIARPTPPQARPSHPGGPPVSGALPGAGLGTNASLAQMVSGLVGQLLMQPVLVAQGTPGVAPPPAPATASASAGTTNTATTAGPAPGGPTQPPPPQPSASDLQFSQLLGNLLGPAGPGAGGPGMASPTITVAMPGVPAFLQGMTDFLQATQTAAPPPPPPPPPPPPPAPAQQTAPPPGSPSGGAGSPGGLGPESLPLEFFTSVVQGVLSSLLGSLGARAGSSESIAAFIQRLSGSSNIFEPGADGALGFFGALLSLLCQNFSMVDVVMLLHGHFQPLQRLQPQLRSFFHQHYLGGQEPTPGNIRTATHTLITGLEEYVRESFSLVQVQPGVDIIRTNLEFLQEQFNSIAAHVMHCTDSGFGARLLELCNQGLFECLALNLHCLGGQQMELAAVINGRIRRMSRGVNPSLVSWLTTMMGLRLQVVLEHMPVGPDAILRYVRRVGDPPQTLPEEPMEVQGSERTPPEPQRENASPAPGTTAEEAMSRGPPPAPEGGSRDEQDGASAETEPWAAAVPPEWVPIIQQDIHSQRKVKPQPPLSDAYLSGMPAKRRKTMQGEGPQLLLSEAVSRAAKAAGARPLTSPESLSRDLEAPEVQESYRQQLRADIQKRLQEDPNYSPQRFPNAHRAFADDP; from the exons ATGGAGCCCAATGATAGTACCAGTACCACTATGGAGGAACCTGACAGCCTGGAGGTGCTGGTGAAGACCCTGGACTCTCAGACCCGGACCTTTATTGTGGGGGCCCAG ATGAATGTAAAGGAGTTTAAGGAGCACATTGCTGCCTCTGTCAGTATCCCCTCTGAGAAACAACGGCTTATCTACCAGGGGCGAGTTCTGCAGGATGATAAGAAGCTCCAGGAATACa ATGTTGGGGGAAAGGTTATCCACCTTGTGGAACGGGCTCCTCCTCAGACTCAGCTCCCTTCTGGAGCGTCTTCTGGAACAGGGTCTGCCTCAGCCACCCATGGTGGGGGACCCCCGCCTGGTACTCGGGGGCCTGGGGCCTCTGTTCATGACCGGAATGCCAACAGCTATGTCATGGTTGGAACCTTCAATCTTCCT AGTGAGCCCCGAGTACGGCTGGTGATGGCTCAGCACATGATCAGGGATATACAGACCTTACTATCCCGGATGGAG TGCCGAGGGGGACCCCAAGCCCAGCAGAGTCAGCCGCCCCCACAGACGCCAGCTGTGGCCCCGGAGCCAGTAGCCTTGAGCTCTCCAACATCAGAACCGGTCGAAAGTGAAGTGCCTCCTCGGGAGCCCATGGAGGCAGAAGAGGTGGAGGAGCGTGCCCCTGCCCAGAGCCCGGAGCTCTCCCCTTCTGGCCCAGCCCCAGCGGGCCCAACACCTGCCCCAGACACAAATGCACCCAA CCATCCTTCCCCTGCGGAGTATGTCGAGGTGCTTCAGGAGCTACAGCGGCTTGAGAGCCGCCTCCAGCCCTTCGTGCAGCGCTACTATGAGGTTTTGGGTGCCGCCGCCACTACAGACTACAATAACAAT CAAGAGGGCCGTGAAGAGGACCAGCGCTTGATCAACTTGGTGGGGGAGAGCCTGCGGCTGCTGGGCAACACCTTTGTGGCGTTGTCTGACCTGCGTTGCAATCTGGCGTGTGCGCCGCCGCGTCACCTGCACGTGGTCCGGCCCATGTCTCACTACACCACCCCCATGGTGCTCCAGCAGGCAGCCATCCCCATCCAG ATCAACGTGGGGACCACTGTGACCATGACGGGGAATGGGACCCGGCCCCCCCCGACTCCCAGTGCGGAGGCATCTCCTCCTGGTCCTGGGCAGGCCTCGTCCCTGGCCCCCTCTTCTACCACCGTCGAGTCTTCGACTGAGGGGGCTCCCCCGCCAGGACCAGCTCCCCCACCGACCGCCAGCCACCCGAGGGTCATCCGGATTTCCCACCAGAGCGTGGAACCCGTGGTCATGATGCACATGAACATTCAAG ATTCTGGCACACAGCCCGGTGGAGTTCCGAGTGCTCCCACTGGCCCCCTAGGACCCCCTGGTCATGGCCAGACCCTGG gaCAGCAGGTGCCAGGCTTCCCGACAGCTCCCACCCGGGTGGTGATTGCCCGGCCCACCCCTCCACAGGCTCGGCCTTCCCATCCTGGGGGGCCCCCAGTCTCGGGGGCTCTG ccGGGCGCTGGTCTGGGTACCAACGCCTCTTTAGCCCAGATGGTGAGCGGCCTCGTGGGGCAGCTTCTTATGCAACCTGTCCTTGTAG CTCAGGGGACCCCAGGAGTggctccacctccagcccctgccaCTGCATCAGCCAGTGCCGGCACCACCAACACAGCTACCACAGCTGGCCCTGCCCCCGGGGGGCCCACCCAGCCTCCACCTCCTCAGCCCTCCGCCTCTGATCTTCAATTCTCTCAGCTCCTGGGGAACCTGCTGGGGCCTGCagggccaggggctggagggcctGGCATGGCTTCTCCCACCATTACTGTGGCGATGCCTGGTGTCCCTGCCTTTCTCCAGGGCATGACTGACTTCTTGCAG GCGACACAAACAGCTgctccgccccctccgccccctccgcccccacccccgcctccagcCCCAGCACAGCAGACGGCGCCTCCACCAGGGTCCCCCTCTGGTGGCGCAGGGAGTCCTGGAGGCCTGGGTCCTGAGAGCCTGCCGCTGGAGTTTTTCACCTCAGTGGTGCAGGGTGTGCTGAGTTCCCTGCTGGGCTCCTTGGGGGCTCGGGCTGGCAGCAGTGAAAGTATCGCTGCTTTCATACAACGCCTCAGTGGATCCAGCAACATCTTTGAGCCTGGGGCTGATGGGGCTCTCG GATTCTTTGGGGCACTGCTCTCTCTTTTGTGCCAGAACTTCTCCATGGTGGATGTGGTGATGCTTCTCCACGGGCATTTCCAGCCACTGCAGcggctccagccccagctgcgATCTTTCTTCCACCAGCACTATCTGGGTGGCCAGGAGCCCACACCTGGTAACATCCGG ACGGCAACCCACACATTGATCACGGGGCTAGAAGAATACGTGCGGGAGAGTTTT TCTTTGGTGCAAGTTCAGCCAGGTGTGGACATCATCCGGACAAACCTGGAATTTCTCCAAGAGCAATTTAATAGCATTGCTGCTCATGTGATGCACTGCACAG ACAGTGGATTTGGGGCCCGTTTGCTGGAGCTGTGTAACCAGGGCCTGTTTGAATGCCTGGCCCTGAACCTGCACTGCTTGGGGGGACAGCAGATGGAGCTTGCTGCTGTCATCAATGGCCGAATT CGTCGCATGTCTCGTGGAGTGAATCCGTCCTTGGTGAGCTGGCTCACCACTATGATGGGACTGAGGCTTCAGGTGGTACTGGAGCACATGCCTGTAGGCCCTGATGCCATTCTCAGATATGTTCGCAGGGTTGGTGATCCCCCCCAG ACGCTTCCTGAGGAGCCAATGGAAGTTCAGGGATCAGAGAGAACTCCCCCTGAGCCTCAG CGGGAGAatgcttccccagcccctggaacaACCGCAGAAGAGGCCATGTCCCGAGGTCCGCCTCCTGCTCCTGAGGGAGGCTCCCGAGACGAGCAGGATGGAGCTTCAGCTGAGACAGAACCTTGGGCAGCTGCAGTCCCCCCA GAATGGGTCCCTATTATCCAGCAGGACATTCACAGCCAGCGGAAGGTGAAACCGCAGCCCCCCCTGAGCGATGCCTACCTCAGTGGTATGCCTGCCAAGAGACGCAAG ACGATGCAGGGTGAGGGCCCCCAGCTGCTTCTCTCAGAGGCCGTGAGCCGGGCAGCTAAGGCAGCCGGAGCTCGGCCCCTGACGAGCCCCGAGAGCCTGAGCCGGGACCTGGAGGCACCAGAGGTTCAGGAGAGCTACAGGCAGCAG ctCCGGGCTGATATACAAAAGCGACTGCAGGAAGACCCTAACTACAGCCCCCAGCGCTTCCCTAATGCCCACAGGGCCTTTGCTGACGATCCCTAG
- the BAG6 gene encoding large proline-rich protein BAG6 isoform X1, giving the protein MEPNDSTSTTMEEPDSLEVLVKTLDSQTRTFIVGAQMNVKEFKEHIAASVSIPSEKQRLIYQGRVLQDDKKLQEYNVGGKVIHLVERAPPQTQLPSGASSGTGSASATHGGGPPPGTRGPGASVHDRNANSYVMVGTFNLPSDGSAVDVHINMEQAPIQSEPRVRLVMAQHMIRDIQTLLSRMECRGGPQAQQSQPPPQTPAVAPEPVALSSPTSEPVESEVPPREPMEAEEVEERAPAQSPELSPSGPAPAGPTPAPDTNAPNHPSPAEYVEVLQELQRLESRLQPFVQRYYEVLGAAATTDYNNNQEGREEDQRLINLVGESLRLLGNTFVALSDLRCNLACAPPRHLHVVRPMSHYTTPMVLQQAAIPIQINVGTTVTMTGNGTRPPPTPSAEASPPGPGQASSLAPSSTTVESSTEGAPPPGPAPPPTASHPRVIRISHQSVEPVVMMHMNIQDSGTQPGGVPSAPTGPLGPPGHGQTLGSTHIQPPSLPPEFMHAVAHQITHQAMVAAVASAAAGQQVPGFPTAPTRVVIARPTPPQARPSHPGGPPVSGALPGAGLGTNASLAQMVSGLVGQLLMQPVLVAQGTPGVAPPPAPATASASAGTTNTATTAGPAPGGPTQPPPPQPSASDLQFSQLLGNLLGPAGPGAGGPGMASPTITVAMPGVPAFLQGMTDFLQATQTAAPPPPPPPPPPPPPAPAQQTAPPPGSPSGGAGSPGGLGPESLPLEFFTSVVQGVLSSLLGSLGARAGSSESIAAFIQRLSGSSNIFEPGADGALGFFGALLSLLCQNFSMVDVVMLLHGHFQPLQRLQPQLRSFFHQHYLGGQEPTPGNIRTATHTLITGLEEYVRESFSLVQVQPGVDIIRTNLEFLQEQFNSIAAHVMHCTDSGFGARLLELCNQGLFECLALNLHCLGGQQMELAAVINGRIRRMSRGVNPSLVSWLTTMMGLRLQVVLEHMPVGPDAILRYVRRVGDPPQTLPEEPMEVQGSERTPPEPQRENASPAPGTTAEEAMSRGPPPAPEGGSRDEQDGASAETEPWAAAVPPEWVPIIQQDIHSQRKVKPQPPLSDAYLSGMPAKRRKTMQGEGPQLLLSEAVSRAAKAAGARPLTSPESLSRDLEAPEVQESYRQQLRADIQKRLQEDPNYSPQRFPNAHRAFADDP; this is encoded by the exons ATGGAGCCCAATGATAGTACCAGTACCACTATGGAGGAACCTGACAGCCTGGAGGTGCTGGTGAAGACCCTGGACTCTCAGACCCGGACCTTTATTGTGGGGGCCCAG ATGAATGTAAAGGAGTTTAAGGAGCACATTGCTGCCTCTGTCAGTATCCCCTCTGAGAAACAACGGCTTATCTACCAGGGGCGAGTTCTGCAGGATGATAAGAAGCTCCAGGAATACa ATGTTGGGGGAAAGGTTATCCACCTTGTGGAACGGGCTCCTCCTCAGACTCAGCTCCCTTCTGGAGCGTCTTCTGGAACAGGGTCTGCCTCAGCCACCCATGGTGGGGGACCCCCGCCTGGTACTCGGGGGCCTGGGGCCTCTGTTCATGACCGGAATGCCAACAGCTATGTCATGGTTGGAACCTTCAATCTTCCT AGTGACGGCTCTGCTGTGGATGTTCACATCAACATGGAACAGGCCCCGATTCAG AGTGAGCCCCGAGTACGGCTGGTGATGGCTCAGCACATGATCAGGGATATACAGACCTTACTATCCCGGATGGAG TGCCGAGGGGGACCCCAAGCCCAGCAGAGTCAGCCGCCCCCACAGACGCCAGCTGTGGCCCCGGAGCCAGTAGCCTTGAGCTCTCCAACATCAGAACCGGTCGAAAGTGAAGTGCCTCCTCGGGAGCCCATGGAGGCAGAAGAGGTGGAGGAGCGTGCCCCTGCCCAGAGCCCGGAGCTCTCCCCTTCTGGCCCAGCCCCAGCGGGCCCAACACCTGCCCCAGACACAAATGCACCCAA CCATCCTTCCCCTGCGGAGTATGTCGAGGTGCTTCAGGAGCTACAGCGGCTTGAGAGCCGCCTCCAGCCCTTCGTGCAGCGCTACTATGAGGTTTTGGGTGCCGCCGCCACTACAGACTACAATAACAAT CAAGAGGGCCGTGAAGAGGACCAGCGCTTGATCAACTTGGTGGGGGAGAGCCTGCGGCTGCTGGGCAACACCTTTGTGGCGTTGTCTGACCTGCGTTGCAATCTGGCGTGTGCGCCGCCGCGTCACCTGCACGTGGTCCGGCCCATGTCTCACTACACCACCCCCATGGTGCTCCAGCAGGCAGCCATCCCCATCCAG ATCAACGTGGGGACCACTGTGACCATGACGGGGAATGGGACCCGGCCCCCCCCGACTCCCAGTGCGGAGGCATCTCCTCCTGGTCCTGGGCAGGCCTCGTCCCTGGCCCCCTCTTCTACCACCGTCGAGTCTTCGACTGAGGGGGCTCCCCCGCCAGGACCAGCTCCCCCACCGACCGCCAGCCACCCGAGGGTCATCCGGATTTCCCACCAGAGCGTGGAACCCGTGGTCATGATGCACATGAACATTCAAG ATTCTGGCACACAGCCCGGTGGAGTTCCGAGTGCTCCCACTGGCCCCCTAGGACCCCCTGGTCATGGCCAGACCCTGG GCTCCACCCACATCCAgccgccctccctgccccctgagTTCATGCACGCCGTCGCCCACCAGATCACACATCAGGCCATGGTGGCAGCTGTTGCCTCCGCGGCCGCAG gaCAGCAGGTGCCAGGCTTCCCGACAGCTCCCACCCGGGTGGTGATTGCCCGGCCCACCCCTCCACAGGCTCGGCCTTCCCATCCTGGGGGGCCCCCAGTCTCGGGGGCTCTG ccGGGCGCTGGTCTGGGTACCAACGCCTCTTTAGCCCAGATGGTGAGCGGCCTCGTGGGGCAGCTTCTTATGCAACCTGTCCTTGTAG CTCAGGGGACCCCAGGAGTggctccacctccagcccctgccaCTGCATCAGCCAGTGCCGGCACCACCAACACAGCTACCACAGCTGGCCCTGCCCCCGGGGGGCCCACCCAGCCTCCACCTCCTCAGCCCTCCGCCTCTGATCTTCAATTCTCTCAGCTCCTGGGGAACCTGCTGGGGCCTGCagggccaggggctggagggcctGGCATGGCTTCTCCCACCATTACTGTGGCGATGCCTGGTGTCCCTGCCTTTCTCCAGGGCATGACTGACTTCTTGCAG GCGACACAAACAGCTgctccgccccctccgccccctccgcccccacccccgcctccagcCCCAGCACAGCAGACGGCGCCTCCACCAGGGTCCCCCTCTGGTGGCGCAGGGAGTCCTGGAGGCCTGGGTCCTGAGAGCCTGCCGCTGGAGTTTTTCACCTCAGTGGTGCAGGGTGTGCTGAGTTCCCTGCTGGGCTCCTTGGGGGCTCGGGCTGGCAGCAGTGAAAGTATCGCTGCTTTCATACAACGCCTCAGTGGATCCAGCAACATCTTTGAGCCTGGGGCTGATGGGGCTCTCG GATTCTTTGGGGCACTGCTCTCTCTTTTGTGCCAGAACTTCTCCATGGTGGATGTGGTGATGCTTCTCCACGGGCATTTCCAGCCACTGCAGcggctccagccccagctgcgATCTTTCTTCCACCAGCACTATCTGGGTGGCCAGGAGCCCACACCTGGTAACATCCGG ACGGCAACCCACACATTGATCACGGGGCTAGAAGAATACGTGCGGGAGAGTTTT TCTTTGGTGCAAGTTCAGCCAGGTGTGGACATCATCCGGACAAACCTGGAATTTCTCCAAGAGCAATTTAATAGCATTGCTGCTCATGTGATGCACTGCACAG ACAGTGGATTTGGGGCCCGTTTGCTGGAGCTGTGTAACCAGGGCCTGTTTGAATGCCTGGCCCTGAACCTGCACTGCTTGGGGGGACAGCAGATGGAGCTTGCTGCTGTCATCAATGGCCGAATT CGTCGCATGTCTCGTGGAGTGAATCCGTCCTTGGTGAGCTGGCTCACCACTATGATGGGACTGAGGCTTCAGGTGGTACTGGAGCACATGCCTGTAGGCCCTGATGCCATTCTCAGATATGTTCGCAGGGTTGGTGATCCCCCCCAG ACGCTTCCTGAGGAGCCAATGGAAGTTCAGGGATCAGAGAGAACTCCCCCTGAGCCTCAG CGGGAGAatgcttccccagcccctggaacaACCGCAGAAGAGGCCATGTCCCGAGGTCCGCCTCCTGCTCCTGAGGGAGGCTCCCGAGACGAGCAGGATGGAGCTTCAGCTGAGACAGAACCTTGGGCAGCTGCAGTCCCCCCA GAATGGGTCCCTATTATCCAGCAGGACATTCACAGCCAGCGGAAGGTGAAACCGCAGCCCCCCCTGAGCGATGCCTACCTCAGTGGTATGCCTGCCAAGAGACGCAAG ACGATGCAGGGTGAGGGCCCCCAGCTGCTTCTCTCAGAGGCCGTGAGCCGGGCAGCTAAGGCAGCCGGAGCTCGGCCCCTGACGAGCCCCGAGAGCCTGAGCCGGGACCTGGAGGCACCAGAGGTTCAGGAGAGCTACAGGCAGCAG ctCCGGGCTGATATACAAAAGCGACTGCAGGAAGACCCTAACTACAGCCCCCAGCGCTTCCCTAATGCCCACAGGGCCTTTGCTGACGATCCCTAG